A single window of Lepeophtheirus salmonis chromosome 2, UVic_Lsal_1.4, whole genome shotgun sequence DNA harbors:
- the LOC121113721 gene encoding BOS complex subunit TMEM147-like, whose amino-acid sequence MTFYHFGNCLALACVPYYFTYKYSGLSEYGALRKCIQACLIYTLTQLCKMLFLATFFPTSELDEDEGYLEEDLHKEEKFDFFTEFLRLTVDLVDLVGIYLALQRIAGKGQVKIMIAGVGWAFAELFLTRVIFLWVGARGIEFDWKYILKSFDANISLVHFITLSCLIWLWMRRDIPKSVIPVIIGLLVISSYKTLILDTFVHSFGLGIWTALAYKAIVTLCIGLITLQLYVGITANGLILSLLIFNLLFVS is encoded by the exons ATGACTTTTTACCATTTCGGAAATTGTTTGGCATTGGCCTGTGTGCCCTATTATTTCACTTATAAATACTCTGGACT ATCCGAGTATGGAGCCCTTCGAAAATGCATCCAAGCTTGTCTAATATACACATTAACTCAGCTctgcaaaatgttatttttagctACATTTTTCCCTACTTCTGAATTGGATGAAGATGAGGGCTATTTAGAAGAAGATCTCCATAAAGAGGAGAAATTTGACTTTTTCACG GAGTTTCTTCGTTTGACAGTGGACCTTGTCGACCTAGTTGGAATATATTTAGCCTTACAAAGGATCGCTGGAAAAGGACAAGTCAAAATTATGATTGCTGGGGTGGGTTGGGCATTTGCTGAATTATTCTTAACACGAGTTATTTTCCTGTGGGTCGGAGCACGAGGGATTGAATTCGATTggaaatatattcttaaaagtTTTGATGCCAACATTAGCCTT GTTCACTTCATTACCCTTTCATGCCTCATTTGGCTATGGATGAGACGTGATATTCCTAAATCTGTTATTCCTGTCATCATTGGCCTTCTAGTTATAAGTTCTTACAAAACCCTAATTCTAGATACATTTGTTCATTCTTTTGGTTTGGGTATATGGACTGCATTGGCTTATAAAGCCATTGTAACACTTTGTATAGGTCTTATTACTCTTCAACTCTACGTTGGAATAACTGCTAATGGACTTATATTGAGCTTACTcatctttaatttattgtttgtttcttaa